One genomic region from Gossypium hirsutum isolate 1008001.06 chromosome D13, Gossypium_hirsutum_v2.1, whole genome shotgun sequence encodes:
- the LOC107918660 gene encoding chlorophyll a-b binding protein 6, chloroplastic, which yields MAATNTLMSCGIATAFPSVLSSSKSKFATATPLPSFGANVGHRVSMSADWMPGQPRPPYLDGSAPGDFGFDPLRLGEVPENLERYKESELIHCRWAMLAVPGILVPEALGYGNWVKAQEWAAVPGGQATYLGNPVPWGTLPTILVIEFLAIAFVEHQRSMEKDTEKKKYPGGAFDPLGYSKDPKKFEEYKVKEIKNGRLALLAFVGFCVQQSAYPGTGPLENLATHLADPWHNNIGDIIIPRSISP from the exons ATGGCCGCCACCAACACATTGATGAGCTGTGGCATCGCCACCGCTTTCCCTTCAGTGCTTTCCTCTTCAAAGTCCAAGTTCGCCACCGCTACGCCGTTGCCTAGCTTTGGCGCCAATGTTGGCCACCGTGTTAGCATGTCGGCTGACTGGATGCCTGGTCAGCCTAGGCCTCCTTATCTTGATGGTTCAGCACCTGG TGACTTTGGATTTGATCCACTTAGACTTGGTGAGGTGCCGGAGAACCTTGAGAGGTACAAGGAATCTGAGTTGATTCACTGCAGATGGGCTATGCTTGCTGTT CCTGGTATATTGGTGCCAGAGGCATTGGGGTATGGAAACTGGGTAAAGGCACAGGAATGGGCAGCCGTTCCTGGTGGGCAAGCCACTTACTTAGGCAACCCTGTTCCATGGGGAACTCTCCCAACAATCTTGGTCATCGAGTTCCTTGCCATCGCCTTCGTCGAGCACCAACGCAGCATGGAGAAAGATACCGAGAAAAAGAAGTACCCCGGCGGTGCTTTCGACCCCTTGGGATACTCCAAGGACCCTAAAAAGTTCGAGGAATACAAAGTCAAAGAGATCAAGAACG GTCGTTTGGCATTGTTGGCGTTTGTGGGATTTTGTGTTCAACAATCAGCTTACCCTGGAACTGGACCATTGGAGAACTTGGCAACTCACTTGGCTGATCCGTGGCACAACAACATTGGAGATATTATCATCCCCAGATCAATTTCGCCTTGA